The Nicotiana tabacum cultivar K326 chromosome 14, ASM71507v2, whole genome shotgun sequence genome contains a region encoding:
- the LOC107791646 gene encoding phylloplanin-like, translating to MASTNIFLIFLLAALIVTPVVVAQLVSIRISGVVLCSVNGNLDVINGLTPQVFSNASVQLRCGTRNVVSSTITNGSGVFSLVVDPRVNTLLLLLLNCRLVVATPLSTCNASLPSVGLLASSLNLVNIGIGGVGGRINIGLGPTGFILNINLIF from the exons ATGGCTTCAACGAATATTTTCTTGATTTTCCTTTTGGCTGCATTAATCGTAACCCCCGTTGTTGTTGCCCAACTTGTTTCAATTCGTATAAGTGGGGTTGTACTTTGCAGCGTTAACGGCAATTTAGATGTCATCAACGGACTCACCCCCCAAGTTTTTTCTA ATGCATCGGTGCAATTACGGTGTGGAACAAGAAATGTTGTATCAAGTACAATAACAAATGGATCGGGAGTATTTTCCTTGGTGGTGGATCCTCGTGTAAATACTTTGCTATTGCTATTGTTGAACTGTCGTTTAGTAGTTGCAACTCCACTCTCAACATGTAATGCGAGCTTACCATCTGTTGGTCTTTTGGCATCATCCTTGAACCTTGTAAATATTGGTATTGGCGGTGTCGGCGGTCGTATTAATATCGGTTTAGGTCCTACTGGTTTTATACTTAATATTAACCTCATTTTTTAG